The Lagopus muta isolate bLagMut1 chromosome 8, bLagMut1 primary, whole genome shotgun sequence genome contains a region encoding:
- the DCAF17 gene encoding DDB1- and CUL4-associated factor 17 isoform X2 → MSFGCSFFFGLKDLPQNSPAFYSRNLEWNSFLCTSVRPCALHSLQSLSAAPGGHSGSGRRTRSPEASPYEPPAGSPGPSGTAPARRGIPPRRTTVPGGPRGGQRRAGSRVPAANGEALRALRSPCRPGGSGVRPPARSGCSSLSSLRVPRRRAGRSGRGHVTSVASPCGSGLRSSGRACAAREPRMCPAVARRAAPRAPNVCRLLSRRARGFYARDAGVALRKNMGLLRTILCQESTKFKNVWTTHSASPIAYERGRIYLDNYRCCISSIAQEPRILYQKPKCSKSEKIEDALLLECPLGEMLPNASDYKPSLIVLTVQNWLLRLSADCGEILEKVYLAGSCCKFRYLSWDTPQEVMVVKSAQNKLPAAARQAGIQQSVLFHLAVFQVLPLSFIGMLEINKKVFGNNVTDVAISNGILIVMYSMGLVRLYNFQAISEQFMEQPFDLGCEFSWNGEVGVVGKYPFGLPCNIKITDTPPLLFEASSLENAFQIGGFPWHYIITPNKKKHRGVFYICSLKDNALAKNGIQDMKCCSLEPDWIYFHPDMSGRIIHVGPNLIKVLKLKEDESNTDQIEIAEDFIIKANRENCEQLCYCNIFWSSGEKAS, encoded by the exons ATGAGCTTCGGCTGCAGTTTCTTCTTTGGACTCAAGGATCTCCCACAAAACTCTCCCGCCTTTTACAGCCGGAATCTCGAGTGGAATTCTTTCCTTTGCACCTCCGTTCGCCCGTGCGCGTTGCACTCACTTCAGTCCCTCAGTGCGGCGCCCGGAGGTCACAGCGGCAGCGGCCGGCGAACTCGGAGCCCCGAAGCCTCTCCCTACGAGCCCCCTGCGGGCAGCCCCGGCCCCTCAGGCACGGCGCCAGCGCGCCGCGGAATTCCGCCCCGCAGAACTACAGTACCCGGCGGGCCGCGGGGCGGGCAGCGGCGTGCCGGGTCACGCGTCCCCGCCGCGAATGGCGAGGCGCTCCGGGCCCTCCGCTCCCCGTGCCGGCCGGGTGGTTCCGGCGTGCGCCCCCCAGCCCGGAGCGGCTGCTCCAGCCTTTCCTCGCTCCGCGTCCCCCGGCGCCGGGCGGGCCGAAGCGGCCGCGGGCACGTGACGTCGGTGGCCTCTCCGTGCGGCTCGGGGCTCCGGTCGAGCGGCAGGGCCTGCGCTGCTCGAGAGCCGAGGATGTGCCCCGCCGTCGCCAGGAGGGCCGCGCCGCGGGCGCCCAACGTGTGCCGCCTGCTCAGCCGCAGGGCCCGCGGGTTTTACGCCCGGGACGCCGGCGTGGCCCTCCGGAAGAACATGGGGCTTCTGAGAACCATCCTCTGCCAG GAAAGTACTAAATTCAAGAACGTTTGGACAACGCACTCTGCATCTCCTATTGCttatgaaagaggaagaatttaCTTAGACAACTACCGATGCTGTATCAGCAG CATTGCACAAGAGCCAAGAATACTTTATCAAAAGCCAAAGTGTTCTAAGtcagaaaaaatagaagatgcTTTATTATTGGAATGCCCACTG GGGGAAATGCTACCAAATGCATCAGACTATAAACCTTCCCTTATAGTCTTAACAGTGCAGAACTGGCTTCTACGTCTCTCTGCTGATTGTGgggaaatactggaaaaagtATACCTTGCGGGTTCCTGCTGCAAGTTCAG GTACCTAAGTTGGGATACACCTCAAGAAGTAATGGTTGTGAAGTCAGCTCAGAATAaactccctgcagcagcacggcAG gcaGGTATCCAACAGTCTGTACTGTTCCATCTTGCTGTCTTCCAAGTCTTGCCTCTGTCATTTATTGGAATgctagaaataaacaaaaag gtATTTGGTAACAATGTAACAGACGTTGCTATTTCTAATGGAATCCTGATTGTAATGTATAGCATGGGTTTGGTCAGGCTCTATAACTTCCAGGCTATCTCTGAACAG TTCATGGAGCAGCCATTTGATCTGGGATGTGAATTCAGTTGGAATGGTGAAGTGGGAGTTGTGGGAAAGTATCCATTTGGTCTTCCATGTAACATTAAAATAACAG ATACTCCACCTTTGCTATTTGAAGCATCTTCTCTGGAGAATGCATTTCAAATTGGAGGTTTTCCTTGGCATTATATCATCACACCTAACAAGAAAAAGCATAGAGGAGTCTTCTAtatttgttctctgaaagacAATGCTTTG GCAAAAAATGGCATACAAGATATGAAATGCTGTTCACTGGAACCTGATTGGATATATTTCCATCCAGATATGTCGGGCAGAATAATCCATGTGGGACCAAATTTGATAaa AGTCTTGAAACTTAAAGAAGATGAAAGTAATACAGACCAAATAGAAATTGCAGAAGACTTCATAATCAAGGCCAACAGAGAAAACT gTGAACAGCTCTGTTACTGTAACATCTTCTGGTCGAGTGGTGAAAAAGCGTCTTAA
- the DCAF17 gene encoding DDB1- and CUL4-associated factor 17 isoform X1: MSFGCSFFFGLKDLPQNSPAFYSRNLEWNSFLCTSVRPCALHSLQSLSAAPGGHSGSGRRTRSPEASPYEPPAGSPGPSGTAPARRGIPPRRTTVPGGPRGGQRRAGSRVPAANGEALRALRSPCRPGGSGVRPPARSGCSSLSSLRVPRRRAGRSGRGHVTSVASPCGSGLRSSGRACAAREPRMCPAVARRAAPRAPNVCRLLSRRARGFYARDAGVALRKNMGLLRTILCQESTKFKNVWTTHSASPIAYERGRIYLDNYRCCISSIAQEPRILYQKPKCSKSEKIEDALLLECPLGEMLPNASDYKPSLIVLTVQNWLLRLSADCGEILEKVYLAGSCCKFRYLSWDTPQEVMVVKSAQNKLPAAARQAGIQQSVLFHLAVFQVLPLSFIGMLEINKKVFGNNVTDVAISNGILIVMYSMGLVRLYNFQAISEQFMEQPFDLGCEFSWNGEVGVVGKYPFGLPCNIKITDTPPLLFEASSLENAFQIGGFPWHYIITPNKKKHRGVFYICSLKDNALAKNGIQDMKCCSLEPDWIYFHPDMSGRIIHVGPNLIKVLKLKEDESNTDQIEIAEDFIIKANRENCVNSSVTVTSSGRVVKKRLNVLDDDPEQETFKIVDYEDELDLLSTVAVTEIGADGRAHLDLRCNERGILLKSIPLLESWDVTYSHEVYFDRDIVLHIEQKPNRRFSCYVYQMVCDTAEEDECSRHERTERVSCKKGGRIFEYT; the protein is encoded by the exons ATGAGCTTCGGCTGCAGTTTCTTCTTTGGACTCAAGGATCTCCCACAAAACTCTCCCGCCTTTTACAGCCGGAATCTCGAGTGGAATTCTTTCCTTTGCACCTCCGTTCGCCCGTGCGCGTTGCACTCACTTCAGTCCCTCAGTGCGGCGCCCGGAGGTCACAGCGGCAGCGGCCGGCGAACTCGGAGCCCCGAAGCCTCTCCCTACGAGCCCCCTGCGGGCAGCCCCGGCCCCTCAGGCACGGCGCCAGCGCGCCGCGGAATTCCGCCCCGCAGAACTACAGTACCCGGCGGGCCGCGGGGCGGGCAGCGGCGTGCCGGGTCACGCGTCCCCGCCGCGAATGGCGAGGCGCTCCGGGCCCTCCGCTCCCCGTGCCGGCCGGGTGGTTCCGGCGTGCGCCCCCCAGCCCGGAGCGGCTGCTCCAGCCTTTCCTCGCTCCGCGTCCCCCGGCGCCGGGCGGGCCGAAGCGGCCGCGGGCACGTGACGTCGGTGGCCTCTCCGTGCGGCTCGGGGCTCCGGTCGAGCGGCAGGGCCTGCGCTGCTCGAGAGCCGAGGATGTGCCCCGCCGTCGCCAGGAGGGCCGCGCCGCGGGCGCCCAACGTGTGCCGCCTGCTCAGCCGCAGGGCCCGCGGGTTTTACGCCCGGGACGCCGGCGTGGCCCTCCGGAAGAACATGGGGCTTCTGAGAACCATCCTCTGCCAG GAAAGTACTAAATTCAAGAACGTTTGGACAACGCACTCTGCATCTCCTATTGCttatgaaagaggaagaatttaCTTAGACAACTACCGATGCTGTATCAGCAG CATTGCACAAGAGCCAAGAATACTTTATCAAAAGCCAAAGTGTTCTAAGtcagaaaaaatagaagatgcTTTATTATTGGAATGCCCACTG GGGGAAATGCTACCAAATGCATCAGACTATAAACCTTCCCTTATAGTCTTAACAGTGCAGAACTGGCTTCTACGTCTCTCTGCTGATTGTGgggaaatactggaaaaagtATACCTTGCGGGTTCCTGCTGCAAGTTCAG GTACCTAAGTTGGGATACACCTCAAGAAGTAATGGTTGTGAAGTCAGCTCAGAATAaactccctgcagcagcacggcAG gcaGGTATCCAACAGTCTGTACTGTTCCATCTTGCTGTCTTCCAAGTCTTGCCTCTGTCATTTATTGGAATgctagaaataaacaaaaag gtATTTGGTAACAATGTAACAGACGTTGCTATTTCTAATGGAATCCTGATTGTAATGTATAGCATGGGTTTGGTCAGGCTCTATAACTTCCAGGCTATCTCTGAACAG TTCATGGAGCAGCCATTTGATCTGGGATGTGAATTCAGTTGGAATGGTGAAGTGGGAGTTGTGGGAAAGTATCCATTTGGTCTTCCATGTAACATTAAAATAACAG ATACTCCACCTTTGCTATTTGAAGCATCTTCTCTGGAGAATGCATTTCAAATTGGAGGTTTTCCTTGGCATTATATCATCACACCTAACAAGAAAAAGCATAGAGGAGTCTTCTAtatttgttctctgaaagacAATGCTTTG GCAAAAAATGGCATACAAGATATGAAATGCTGTTCACTGGAACCTGATTGGATATATTTCCATCCAGATATGTCGGGCAGAATAATCCATGTGGGACCAAATTTGATAaa AGTCTTGAAACTTAAAGAAGATGAAAGTAATACAGACCAAATAGAAATTGCAGAAGACTTCATAATCAAGGCCAACAGAGAAAACTGT gTGAACAGCTCTGTTACTGTAACATCTTCTGGTCGAGTGGTGAAAAAGCGTCTTAACGTGCTGGATGATGACCCAGAACAAGAG aCATTCAAAATTGTAGACTATGAAGATGAACTGGATTTGTTATCCACTGTGGCAGTTACTGAAATAGGAGCTGATGGAAGAGCTCACCTTGATTTACGCTGTAATGAACGTGGGATTCTACTTAAGAGTATTCCATTACTGGAATCCTGGGATGTG actTACAGTCATGAAGTTTACTTTGACAGAGATATTGTATTGCATATAGAACAGAAGCCTAACAGGAGGTTCAGTTGTTATGTTTACCAAATGGTCTGTGATACTGCAGAAGAAGATGAATGTTCAAGacatgaaagaacagaaagagtgTCTTGTAAAAAAGGAGGGAGAATTTTTGAGTATACTTAA